One Zootoca vivipara chromosome 9, rZooViv1.1, whole genome shotgun sequence DNA window includes the following coding sequences:
- the RWDD4 gene encoding RWD domain-containing protein 4 has product MTANEDQEMELEALRSIYEGDECFRELSPISFQYRIGENGDPKAFLIEISWPETYPQTAPVISMDAFFNNSIASTIKQSILNKLMEEVEVNLGTSMTYTIFEYAKDNKELFMENQPINTATALNNCISTGHPDAAQTSKKKEKKEQLTKTQKRKLADKTDHKGELPRGWNWVDVIKVTYITVENYLIHIYLRDFSIV; this is encoded by the exons ATGACGGCGAACGAAGACCAGGAG ATGGAGCTAGAAGCATTACGTTCTATTTATGAAGGAGATGAGTGTTTTAGGGAACTTAGCCCCATTTCCTTTCAATATAGG ATAGGTGAAAATGGAGACCCTAAAGCTTTCCTGATAGAAATATCATGGCCAGAAACATACCCTCAAACTGCTCCAGTCATCTCTATGGATGCATTCTTCAATAACTCTAT AGCCTCCACCATAAAGCAAAGTATATTGAACAAATTAATGGAAGAAGTTGAAGTTAACCTTGGTACCTCTATGACATACACAATTTTTGAATATGCTAAAGATAATAAAGAGCTGTTCATGGAAAACCAACCTATTAATACTGCG ACAGCTTTGAACAACTGCATCTCAACCGGACATCCAGATGCAGCACAAACTagtaagaaaaaagagaaaaaggaacaaTTGACCAAAACACAAAAACGAAAGTTAGCAGATAAAACAG ATCACAAAGGAGAGCTTCCTCGAGGATGGAATTGGGTTGATGTAATAAAGGTAACATACATCACAGTTGAAAATTAtttaatacatatatatttaagaGACTTCAGCATTGTCTAa